Within Gilvibacter sp. SZ-19, the genomic segment AGGAACCAAGATCAACATTCTAGATACGCCCGGACACAAAGATTTTGCGGAAGATACTTTTAGAACTTTAACTGCCGTTGACAGCGTAATTGTAGTGATCGATGTGGCCAAAGGGGTCGAGGAACAAACAGAGAAGTTGGTCTCTGTCTGCAGGATGCGAAACATACCTATGATCGTGTTTATCAATAAGTTAGATCGCGAAGGGAAAGACGCCTTTGAACTCCTGGATGAGATAGAACAGAAACTAGATCTCAAGGTTACTCCTATGAGTTTCCCAATCGGTATGGGCTATGATTTTAAAGGGATCTACAACCTTTGGGAAAACAATGTGAATCTCTTTAGTGGTGATTCTAGAAAGAATATAGAAGAAACGGTAGAGATCAGCGATCTCAGCGACTCCAAACTGGACCAACTAATCAGCAAAGATGCAGCAACTGTACTGCGCGAAGAACTAGAATTGGTTACGGGTATTTATCCGGAGTTTGACAAACAAGCTTACTTGGCCGGAAATCTACAACCGGTATTCTTTGGCTCTGCTTTGAATAACTTCGGAGTGAGAGAATTGTTGGATTGTTTTGTGAGTATAGCTCCTCCTCCACGACCAAAAGAAAGCGATACGCGTTTGGTCAATCCTGGCGAAGACGCCTTTAGCGGCTTTGTTTTTAAGATCCACGCCAATATGGATCCGAAACACCGCGATCGCCTGGCGTTTGTAAAAGTGGTTTCTGGCACCTTTGAGCGCAACAAACCCTACTTACATGTGCGGCAGGGTAAAAAATTCAAGTTTTCGAGTCCGAATGCCTTCTTTGCCGAGAAGAAACAGATTGTCGATTATTCCTATCCGGGAGATATAGTCGGACTGCACGACACAGGAAACTTCAAGATCGGAGATACCCTAACAGAAGGCGAAGAGATGCGCTATAAAGGCATTCCTAGTTTTTCTCCGGAGCACTTTAAATACATCAACAATGCCGATCCGATGAAATCCAAGCAGTTGGAAAAAGGAATCGACCAATTGATGGATGAAGGTGTTGCCCAATTGTTCATACTCGAGTTGAACGGCCGTAAAGTCATTGGTACTGTAGGGGCACTTCAGTTCGAAGTGATCCAATACCGTTTAGAACACGAATACGGCGCCAAGTGTTCTTACGAAACGCTAAACGTACATAAGGCCTGTTGGGTAGACCCAAAGGATCCGAAAAGTGCAGAGTTTGCTGAATTTAAAAGAGTGAAGTCAAAATTCTTGGCTAAAGACAAACGGGGACAATTGGTCTTCTTTGCAGATTCTTCTTTCACACTGCAAATGACACAGCAAAAATATCCAAACGTGACCCTACACTATGTCAGTGAGTTTGAAAAAGCCCACTAGGCCTCTCCTGTAGGGCCAAAATTCAAGGGTATTGGCGGTTGCTCAACATCTTGAATACTGCCATTGGCCGCCTCAAATCGCTTGATGTTATCGCCAAGAGCCTTATGGAATCGTTTGGCGTGTTGTGGGGTAAGGATAATTCTCGCTTTAACCTTGCTTTTAGGAGTGCCTGGCATAATGGTCACATAATCGATCACAAATTCAGAGACAGAGTGATTGATAATGGCGAGATTGCTGTAGATTCCTTCGGCCACTGCTTCGTCCAATTCGATATTGATCTGCCCTTTTTTTTGTTCTTTACTATCGCTCATAATTTTAGGTGTAAAAACACAGAATCCCGCTAAAAAACGGGATTCTGCAAATCATTTATAGTCAAGGATTAATTGTAGTTAACCTCTTGCTTCTCTTCGGTCATCTGCTCTAGCTCTTCTTTAGAACCTACAATGATATGGTCGTAATGACGCATACCGGTTCCGGCCGGAATTCTGTGACCTACTATTACGTTCTCTTTCAAGCCTTCTAGGCTGTCCACTTTTCCGCTTACCGCAGCCTCGTTCAATACCTTTGTCGTCTCCTGGAAGGAAGCCGCAGAGATGAATGACTTGGTCTGTAGCGATGCACGGGTGATCCCTTGCAAGATAGGAGTCGCGGTTGCAGGAACTGCATCACGAGCTTCTACCAAGGCTTTGTCTGCACGTCTCAAGATAGAGTTCTCATCGCGCAACTGACGTGGAGAAACGATCTGGCCTTCTTTCAAGCTTTCTGAGTCTCCTGCGCTAGATACGACCTTCATACCAAAGATCTTGTCGTTCTCTTCGATAAAGTCGTATTTGTGCGTCAATTGGTTCTCTAAGAAGATAGTGTCTCCCGGATCGTTGATCTTCACCTTACGCATCATTTGACGTACTACTACCTCAAAGTGCTTATCGTTGATCTTCACCCCTTGCAGACGGTATACTTCTTGAACCTCGTTCACCAAGTATTGTTGTACTGCGGATGGGCCTTTGATCTTCAAGATATCCTCCGGAGTGATAGAACCGTCAGAAAGTGGCATACCGGCGCGGATGTAATCGTTCTCCTGTACCAGGATCTGATTAGACAGCTTCACCAAGTATTTCTTAATGTCACCTAATTTAGATTCTACGATGATCTCGCGATTACCTCGCTTGATCTTACCAAAGGAAACAACACCGTCTATCTCACTTACAACTGCAGGGTTCGATGGGTTACGCGCTTCGAATAGCTCGGTAACTCGTGGAAGACCCCCTGTAATATCACCCGCTTTCGCAGATTTACGTGGAATCTTAACCAAGATCTTACCAACCTTGATCTTCTCGGCATCGTCTACCATAAGGTGAGCCCCTACTGGTAAGTTGTATGAACGGATCACTTCTCCTTTAGCGCCGCAGATATGAAGCGTTGGGATCAGTTTCTTGTTTCTCGATTCAGAGATCACTTTCTCTTGGAATCCGGTTTGTTCGTCAATCTCTACTTGATACGTAACACCTTGTTCGATATTCTCGTACTTGATCTTACCAGCAAATTCAGAGATGATTACCCCGTTATATGGATCCCACTGACATACTACATCACCTTTCTTAAGGGTCTGTCCGTCTTTTACAAAGATGGAAGAACCATAAGGGATGTTGTTAGTACTTAGGACAATTCCAGTTTTCTTGTCAACCACTTTGATCTCAGAAGTACGAGAGATCACGATATCTACCTCGTTTCCTTCTGCATCTTCTCCTTTTACGGTCTTCAAGTCTTCTATCTCGGCCTTTCCGTCGAACTTCACGATGAGTTTGTTCTCTTCGGAGATGTTTCCGGCAATACCACCCACGTGGAAGGTACGTAGTGTAAGCTGTGTACCAGGCTCTCCAATAGACTGAGCAGCCACAACACCAACAGCTTCACCGATCTGTACCATTTTTCCGGTCGCCAAGTTGCGGCCGTAACACTGTGCACAGATACCTTTTTTGGCCTCACAGGTCAAAGCAGAACGAACCTCTACGCTCTCTACTGGAGAAGCATCAACTTTTTTGGCGATAGCCTCGTCAATGTGATCTCCTGCACTAACCAACAACTCGTTGGTAAGTGGATCGTAAACATCGTTTAGTGAAGTACGTCCAACGATACGCTCGCCTAGGGACTCCACTACTTCTTCGTTCTTTTTCAAAGGAGTTACCTCTACTCCTCGTAGCGTACCACAGTCGTGCTCGTTGATGATCACATCCTGAGATACATCTACCAAACGACGGGTCAAGTATCCTGCATCCGCCGTCTTAAGAGCCGTATCCGCAAGACCTTTACGCGCACCGTGCGTAGAGATAAAGTATTCTAAGATCGATAGTCCTTCCTTAAAGTTAGAAAGGATCGGGTTTTCAATAATTTCACCACCACCAGAGTTCGATTTCTTCGGCTTGGCCATCAGACCACGCATACCTGTCAACTGACGGATCTGCTCCTTAGAACCACGCGCTCCAGAGTCAAGCATCATATACACGGAGTTAAACCCTTGCTGATCTTCACGGATACGCTTCATAGAAAGCTCCGTCAAGTTCGCGTTGGTCGCAGTCCAAATATCAATTACCTGGTTGTAACGCTCGTTGTTGGTGATAAGACCCATGTTGTAGTTGGCAATGATGCCGTCTACTTGCTCGTTCGCGTCGTCGATCATGCTGTGCTTTTCCTGTGGAATAATGATATCCCCAAGGCTAAAGGACAGACCACCTTCAAAGGCGAACTTATATCCTAGGTCTTTAATAGAGTCTAAGAACTCAGCAGTTGTAGGTACGTCGGTTACCTTTAAAATACCACCAATGATATCACGCAAGGATTTCTTGGTCAATACTTCGTTGATATAACCTGCAGCCTCTGGTACTTCTTCGTTAAAGATCACACGACCTACAGTAGATTCGATGATCTGATATACCAATTCTCCTGCTTCGTTGAAGTCCTTAGTGCGGATCTTAATGATCGCGTTAAGGTCAACACGCTTCTCGTTGTACGCAATGATCACCTCTTCTGCAGAGTAGAAGGTCAAGCCTTCTCCTTTAACAGGGTGGTCTTTGGTAGATTTACGTGGCTTGGTCATGTAGTATAGACCCAATACCATATCCTGAGAAGGTACCGCTACCGGAGAACCATTCGCTGGGTTCAAAATGTTATGAGAGGCAAGCATTAACAGCTGTGCTTCCAGAATCGCTTCTGGCCCAAGTGGAAGGTGAACCGCCATTTGGTCACCGTCAAAGTCGGCGTTAAATGCCGTACACACTAATGGGTGTAGCTGAATCGCTTTCC encodes:
- a CDS encoding peptide chain release factor 3; the encoded protein is MSLKKEIARRRTFGIISHPDAGKTTLTEKLLLFGGAIQEAGAVKSNKIKKGATSDFMEIERQRGISVATSVLAFEYKGTKINILDTPGHKDFAEDTFRTLTAVDSVIVVIDVAKGVEEQTEKLVSVCRMRNIPMIVFINKLDREGKDAFELLDEIEQKLDLKVTPMSFPIGMGYDFKGIYNLWENNVNLFSGDSRKNIEETVEISDLSDSKLDQLISKDAATVLREELELVTGIYPEFDKQAYLAGNLQPVFFGSALNNFGVRELLDCFVSIAPPPRPKESDTRLVNPGEDAFSGFVFKIHANMDPKHRDRLAFVKVVSGTFERNKPYLHVRQGKKFKFSSPNAFFAEKKQIVDYSYPGDIVGLHDTGNFKIGDTLTEGEEMRYKGIPSFSPEHFKYINNADPMKSKQLEKGIDQLMDEGVAQLFILELNGRKVIGTVGALQFEVIQYRLEHEYGAKCSYETLNVHKACWVDPKDPKSAEFAEFKRVKSKFLAKDKRGQLVFFADSSFTLQMTQQKYPNVTLHYVSEFEKAH
- a CDS encoding DUF3467 domain-containing protein → MSDSKEQKKGQINIELDEAVAEGIYSNLAIINHSVSEFVIDYVTIMPGTPKSKVKARIILTPQHAKRFHKALGDNIKRFEAANGSIQDVEQPPIPLNFGPTGEA
- the rpoC gene encoding DNA-directed RNA polymerase subunit beta', which produces MARNKDNNTVKKFNKISIGLASPESILAESRGEVLKPETINYRTHKPERDGLFCERIFGPVKDYECACGKYKRIRYKGIVCDRCGVEVTEKKVRRDRVGHINLVVPVAHIWYFRSLPNKIGYLLGLPSKKLDMIIYYERYVVIQPGIAKNEEGEPLQKMDFLTEEEYLNVLDTLPQENMYLEDSDPNKFIAKMGAECLIDLLNRIDLDALSYDLRHKANNETSKQRKTEALKRLQVVEALREANNNRENKPEWMIMKVVPVIPPELRPLVPLDGGRFATSDLNDLYRRVIIRNNRLKRLVEIKAPEVILRNEKRMLQESVDSLFDNTRKSSAVKTDSNRPLKSLSDSLKGKQGRFRQNLLGKRVDYSARSVIVVGPELKLYECGLPKNMAAELYKPFVIRKLIERGIVKTVKSAKKIIDKKEPVVWDILENVLKGHPVLLNRAPTLHRLGIQAFQPKLIEGKAIQLHPLVCTAFNADFDGDQMAVHLPLGPEAILEAQLLMLASHNILNPANGSPVAVPSQDMVLGLYYMTKPRKSTKDHPVKGEGLTFYSAEEVIIAYNEKRVDLNAIIKIRTKDFNEAGELVYQIIESTVGRVIFNEEVPEAAGYINEVLTKKSLRDIIGGILKVTDVPTTAEFLDSIKDLGYKFAFEGGLSFSLGDIIIPQEKHSMIDDANEQVDGIIANYNMGLITNNERYNQVIDIWTATNANLTELSMKRIREDQQGFNSVYMMLDSGARGSKEQIRQLTGMRGLMAKPKKSNSGGGEIIENPILSNFKEGLSILEYFISTHGARKGLADTALKTADAGYLTRRLVDVSQDVIINEHDCGTLRGVEVTPLKKNEEVVESLGERIVGRTSLNDVYDPLTNELLVSAGDHIDEAIAKKVDASPVESVEVRSALTCEAKKGICAQCYGRNLATGKMVQIGEAVGVVAAQSIGEPGTQLTLRTFHVGGIAGNISEENKLIVKFDGKAEIEDLKTVKGEDAEGNEVDIVISRTSEIKVVDKKTGIVLSTNNIPYGSSIFVKDGQTLKKGDVVCQWDPYNGVIISEFAGKIKYENIEQGVTYQVEIDEQTGFQEKVISESRNKKLIPTLHICGAKGEVIRSYNLPVGAHLMVDDAEKIKVGKILVKIPRKSAKAGDITGGLPRVTELFEARNPSNPAVVSEIDGVVSFGKIKRGNREIIVESKLGDIKKYLVKLSNQILVQENDYIRAGMPLSDGSITPEDILKIKGPSAVQQYLVNEVQEVYRLQGVKINDKHFEVVVRQMMRKVKINDPGDTIFLENQLTHKYDFIEENDKIFGMKVVSSAGDSESLKEGQIVSPRQLRDENSILRRADKALVEARDAVPATATPILQGITRASLQTKSFISAASFQETTKVLNEAAVSGKVDSLEGLKENVIVGHRIPAGTGMRHYDHIIVGSKEELEQMTEEKQEVNYN